In the Chloroflexota bacterium genome, GATCCGCTCGACCTGCAGCGACATCTGCCACGCCTTGGGCTGCGTGGCGATATTGGAGCGGTGCCAGTACGAGCGGACGCGGTTGCGCAGGTTGATCGCTTTGCCGACGTAGATGACCGTGTTGCCGCGGTCATGCATGATATAGCAGCCCGGCTTGGTCGGCAAGCTGTCCAGTTGCGACTGGATCGCCGGCGTTATGTGACTTTCACTCATCGTTGAGATTCTAGCATAGACCTGCGCCGCGCTTCAACTGCTTTCACCGCAAAGAACGCAAAGAGCGCAAAGAAAAACCACCAGCCAAGCTCACCGCAGAGCACGCAGAGAACACAGAGAAATCCCTGCCTTCATCTTGTCACCCTGTCACCTTGTCACCCTGTCATCCTGTCATCTTGTCATGCAGTCACCCGGCCGCCTCGATCCCCTCCTCCGCCAGCCACGCGTTCACGCGCGCCTGCATGCGCCCGGCACGGTACGCCTGCCAGCGCGCGGCTTCGGCGGGCGCGTCGCGCAGGATGGCCTCGAAGCGCGCGCGAGCGCCCGTGCCCTGCATCGCGCGCCAAAGCCGCTCGCGCAGCGCCGCGTCGGACGACTCCGCGAACGTCTTCATGTCGGCGTAACCGTCCATCGAGTCGCTCTCCGGCACCTTGCGGTAGCGCGCGCCGAAGCCCGCCTCGATCCGGTGCGCGGCGCGCAGGTCGTCCTTCACGCGCGCGCCAAGGTCGCGGCGCGACAGCGCCAGCTCGATATCGAGCGTGCCGTCGTCGGCGCCGTACATCTCCTGCAGGCCGTACAGTATCCGGCGCGTCTCCTCGCCGATGCGCTCGATCGCGCCGCTTTCCACGTCGAGGTAGAACGACAGCGCGCCCGATGACTGCTCGAACGCGTCGCACAGCCGGGCCAAGTCGAAAGGGACGGAGAGTGGGGTTGTCATAGGTCGCTCATAGCGGTTCCGGGCGGTGGCGGACAGCGCAGGCGTAGGGACGGGCCTCTGACACCCCAAAGGGCGCGACACGTCGCCTGTCCGCCCGGATCAAAGACACGTCCCGCGGAATAAGGGTAGGGACAGGTCTCTGACCTGTCCGGACGGGTCAAAGACCCGTCCCTACGACGGCGCAATCGCATGCCCGGTTCATACGACAGACCGCTCAATCCGTCACCGCGGCGCAGACCGCGCTTGAAAAGCGCGACCAGCGCGGGTGGTTCCAGAGGTTGTGCAGTATATGGTTGCCGAGCATCACGCAGACGAGCTCGCGCTCCGGGTCGGCCCATGCGAAGGTGCCGGCCACGCCGGAGTGCCCGAACGTGCGCGGCGACGTGAACTCGCCGGAGAAGTGCGGGCGCTTGGCGGCGCGCATGTCGAAGCCGAGCCCCCAGGCGCATTCGTCCCAGGTCATGAAGCCCTCGATGCCGCCGCGCAGGCCGGTCGTCTGGTTAGTCGTCATCAGCCGCGTCGTCGCCGGGGCGAGCACCGCACGCCCGTGCGCCTTGCCGCCGTCGAGGAACATCTGGAAGAACGCGGCCACGTCACCGGCGGTGGCGATGACGCTGCCGCCGGGGTTGGTCAGGGTCCGTGCGTAGCGCGAGTTGAAGCGTTCGAACGTGCCGCCGGCGTCGGGCACGCCATCCACCTGTGCAATGCGCGCATAGGTCGAGTCCGGCGGCGCCAGATACGCCTCGCTCATGCCGGCGGGCGCGAACAGCCGCTCGCGCAGGAACGTGGCGAACGGCTTGCCGCTGACTGCCTCGATGACCAATCCGAGCATGCCGTAGCCGACGTTGCTATACTCGACTTTGCTGCCGACCGGCGCGGCGAGGCGCGTGCGGTGGTAGTGCTTCAGCAGCGCGTCGGTGCCCGATCCGCGCTCGACCTGTTCGGTGATCTCCGGGCCGGGGTCCTGCGGCAGGCCGCTGGTGTGCGTCAGCAGTCGCCGGATGGTGATCGCGTCGCGCCACTCGCCCTTGAACTGCGGCACGTAGTCCGACAGCGGGTCGTCGAGCGAGACCTTGCCCGCCTCGACCAGCATCATCACGGCGGTCGCCGTCATCGGCTTGCCGATCGACGCGATGTGGAAGAGCGTGCTTGAGTTCACGGCGCGACCATTCTCGCCGGCGTCCGTGCGGCCGCCGTAAAACTCGCCCGCCATGCGGCCGCGCCGCGCGACGACGGCGGCCACGGCGCTGACGGTGCCGTCGGCCAGCCAGCCCTGCGGCTGCGCGAAGGCGGCTTGCAGGCGTTCGGCCGACAGGCCGACGGATTCGGGGGATGCGGTAGGCAGCATGACCAGGACTCCACAGGTGGGATGACGAGATTATAGAACGGCCAAGAGGCAAATCCCAAATCCCAACAGGCGCGGTAGCGGCGTTCAACTGAACGCCGGCCCGGGGCTTGAAATGCAGCGGAGTTGCGAGATGCCGGCTCGCGAATAGGAAGGGGCTTATTCAGCGCAAGCGCAGGTGGGATCAGGCGCTCGCCCAATTCTCGATACGCAGATTAGCAATGCGGTTGTAGTGACGTGTATTATTCGTGACCAGTATCCGGTCGGTCGCCATGGCCGTTGCGGCGATGAGCAGGTCGAAGTCCGCGACCGGCTGTCCCTGTTTGCGCAATTCGCTCTTGATACGCCCGAAGACGTGTAACACGGCATTGTCGAGCGGAAGCACCGGGAATTGCAGTATGAATGCTTCGGCGCGCGCGAGGTTTTCATTGACACGCGCCGAATGGTATGCGCCGAAGTACAATTCGGCCGCCGTGATGGCGGAAATGGCGATGCGGCTCACGCCGGCCTGGCGCAAATGCTCGCGGACGCTTACATCCCCCTTCAGCCAATAGACGCAGCTATCCGTGTCCAGCAGGTAGGTCACAGGCTGACCTCGCGCTCCGTGATCGTCCGGCTGGCGTAAATGTCTGCGACGATAGCGTCGGTGGAACGCTCATCATCCCATACGCCGAACGTCGCCAGCAACTCGACAGGTAGGGTGTCGCCGCTGTCGTTCGTGCCCGGCGCGTGGGATTGCTCGCGAAGCACGCGGCGCACAATTTCCGTAATCAGCGCGTCCAGATCGGCGACCGTCAGATCGCTTACCGCTTGGTCGGGGGCAAAACGTGTGGTCATCTTCCCCTCCAGTGCAAACAATGTCTCAGTTCATTATATCGCATACTGCTGGCGCACAGGCAATTCGCTATTTGTCTTCGCCCACGCCTCCGCACGGTCTGCTTGCCGTGCTGATCGCCGCCGCGCCGCACCCACCAGGTTGGTGCCTCTCGCTTGTCCGCAATGTGAAGTATACTTGCCTTGAACGCACTTGCACGGAGGCTTCTTCATGACCTTGGCACTGGTCCTCGGCGGCGGCGGGGTGGCGGGCATCGCGTGGGAGACGGGGCTGCTCAAAGGACTGCGCGATGCGGGCGTTGACCTGTCGACGGCTGACGTCTTCATCGGCACCTCGGCCGGGTCGGTGGTCGGCACGCAGTTGGCGACCGGCTGCGACCTGGATGAACTGTACGCGCGGCAGTCGCGCCCGTTCGATCCGCAGAACGAAAAAAAGCCCGACACGTCGCTGTCCGCGCTCATACTGGCGATGGCGCTGTCGTGGCGACTGTACGGCACCGCTCAGCAGCGGCGGGCGCGGCTGGGGGCGCGGGCGCTGCGGGCACGCACGCCGAGCGAGCAGAGCCGCCTCGCCATCATCAGCGCGCGCCTGCCGGTCCAGACTTGGCCCGAGCGCCGCCTGCTGATCACCGCGGTCGATACCGGCGATGGCGCGTTCGTCGTCTGGAACAAAAGCTCCGGCGTTCCGCTGACGCTGGCGGTCGCCTCAAGCTGCGCCGTCCCG is a window encoding:
- a CDS encoding patatin-like phospholipase family protein; translation: MTLALVLGGGGVAGIAWETGLLKGLRDAGVDLSTADVFIGTSAGSVVGTQLATGCDLDELYARQSRPFDPQNEKKPDTSLSALILAMALSWRLYGTAQQRRARLGARALRARTPSEQSRLAIISARLPVQTWPERRLLITAVDTGDGAFVVWNKSSGVPLTLAVASSCAVPIISPPVTINGRRYMDGGMHSSTNAQLAGGYDRVVVVAVSPSAAGTHHAEIVGLRAGGSQVALVIPDAAARQVIFPSVMDPLRRQPSARAGLAQAAAEAARLRAAFA
- a CDS encoding beta-lactamase family protein, whose protein sequence is MLPTASPESVGLSAERLQAAFAQPQGWLADGTVSAVAAVVARRGRMAGEFYGGRTDAGENGRAVNSSTLFHIASIGKPMTATAVMMLVEAGKVSLDDPLSDYVPQFKGEWRDAITIRRLLTHTSGLPQDPGPEITEQVERGSGTDALLKHYHRTRLAAPVGSKVEYSNVGYGMLGLVIEAVSGKPFATFLRERLFAPAGMSEAYLAPPDSTYARIAQVDGVPDAGGTFERFNSRYARTLTNPGGSVIATAGDVAAFFQMFLDGGKAHGRAVLAPATTRLMTTNQTTGLRGGIEGFMTWDECAWGLGFDMRAAKRPHFSGEFTSPRTFGHSGVAGTFAWADPERELVCVMLGNHILHNLWNHPRWSRFSSAVCAAVTD
- a CDS encoding type II toxin-antitoxin system VapC family toxin → MTYLLDTDSCVYWLKGDVSVREHLRQAGVSRIAISAITAAELYFGAYHSARVNENLARAEAFILQFPVLPLDNAVLHVFGRIKSELRKQGQPVADFDLLIAATAMATDRILVTNNTRHYNRIANLRIENWASA